One stretch of Paenibacillus sp. FSL R5-0341 DNA includes these proteins:
- a CDS encoding DUF2614 family zinc ribbon-containing protein has translation MIFKSAKINAFRTWGLLLTMLGMGLMILGTAGIVFWGHAGKVFAAVGLVIGLIAMMASLAIYFWAGMLSTSAVQVDCPECGKLTKMLGKTDRCMFCHTILTLDPNKANTTSQQLKAPSTAAPPTEG, from the coding sequence ATGATTTTTAAATCAGCAAAAATTAATGCTTTTCGCACTTGGGGATTACTGCTGACCATGCTAGGTATGGGCCTAATGATACTGGGAACAGCCGGGATTGTATTCTGGGGACATGCAGGCAAGGTATTCGCAGCTGTAGGACTTGTCATCGGACTGATTGCCATGATGGCCAGTCTGGCCATCTATTTCTGGGCTGGCATGCTCTCTACCAGTGCAGTACAAGTCGACTGCCCGGAATGCGGGAAGTTAACCAAAATGCTGGGCAAGACGGATCGTTGTATGTTCTGTCATACCATCCTCACCCTGGACCCTAATAAGGCCAATACAACCAGTCAACAACTGAAAGCGCCTTCTACAGCAGCTCCCCCCACCGAAGGATAG
- a CDS encoding glycosyl hydrolase family 18 protein codes for MGRKSRYTGKKRRSFWPGFLGACLIAGGAYWLITNVWLNQTHEDPDWVGRNQPIFVDGQLMDGDASGTGDQLKLPVKVLQEAIDAGIRYEPESGDIIIASPQRVLHMKEGSTQAELNHKDYPMTVKPEVKDGEAYIPLKPLKEVYGIAIQEDSITGAVLLMRGGDTIQYAEIDTLSSKADKTVPLYKRGGESSPIIADMEKNARVRVWQTGDKQSFVQLDNGYAGYVDNDHIALTEKKKVDMPKYTLTAAEKKWQNKPVNLVWEAVYNRQPDVGSIGKMPGVNVVSPTWFHITDGQGTVKSKGNQAYVNWAHRSGMEVWGLMDNSFDPDITKEAVASYATRTHIIEQMLEYAQTYQLDGINIDFENVYTDDGPNITQFVREIKAMARIHGLMLSIDVTPKSNSEMWSAFLDRRALGSFADYVIVMAYDEHWAASPKAGSVASLPWTEASMRRILEEDEVPSNKLIMAVPLYTRIWTEETNDQGEVKVSSKAVGMNTIVDLIQEKKLKPELDQASGQNYVEYKEDGATKKIWIEDAVSLQARVDLIASLKLGGVAAWNRSFSNASAWEVLKQAGHSK; via the coding sequence TTGGGTAGAAAAAGCAGATATACAGGTAAGAAGCGACGTTCATTTTGGCCCGGTTTTCTCGGGGCTTGTCTGATCGCCGGAGGTGCTTACTGGCTTATAACGAATGTATGGTTGAACCAGACCCATGAAGACCCTGATTGGGTAGGAAGAAACCAGCCTATTTTTGTGGATGGGCAACTGATGGACGGAGACGCTTCGGGTACAGGAGATCAACTTAAGTTACCTGTAAAGGTGCTTCAAGAGGCGATTGATGCGGGCATACGTTATGAACCAGAGTCGGGAGATATCATTATTGCTTCCCCTCAGCGAGTCCTTCATATGAAAGAGGGCAGCACACAAGCAGAACTTAATCATAAAGATTATCCTATGACGGTGAAGCCAGAGGTTAAGGATGGAGAAGCATACATTCCGCTCAAACCTTTGAAGGAAGTGTACGGCATAGCTATACAGGAAGATTCGATAACAGGTGCTGTGCTGCTGATGCGTGGAGGAGACACGATACAATATGCAGAGATTGATACGTTGTCATCCAAAGCGGACAAAACGGTGCCGTTGTATAAACGCGGGGGAGAATCCTCACCAATCATTGCCGATATGGAAAAGAATGCACGAGTACGTGTATGGCAGACGGGTGATAAACAGAGTTTTGTTCAACTCGATAATGGATATGCCGGATACGTAGATAATGATCATATCGCGCTCACCGAGAAAAAGAAGGTGGACATGCCCAAGTATACACTGACTGCAGCAGAGAAGAAGTGGCAGAATAAACCGGTAAACCTGGTTTGGGAAGCCGTGTACAATCGTCAGCCTGATGTGGGCTCGATCGGTAAAATGCCTGGTGTGAATGTGGTCAGCCCCACATGGTTCCACATTACAGATGGACAGGGCACTGTGAAAAGCAAGGGAAATCAAGCTTATGTGAACTGGGCTCACCGTTCAGGTATGGAAGTATGGGGACTCATGGATAATAGCTTTGACCCGGACATTACCAAAGAAGCCGTAGCTTCTTATGCGACACGAACTCATATTATCGAGCAGATGTTAGAGTATGCACAGACGTATCAGTTGGACGGTATCAACATCGACTTTGAGAACGTCTATACAGATGACGGGCCGAATATTACGCAATTTGTGCGTGAGATTAAGGCGATGGCACGCATACATGGATTGATGTTATCAATCGATGTAACACCGAAATCCAACAGTGAGATGTGGTCTGCTTTTCTGGATCGCCGTGCATTAGGTTCTTTTGCCGACTATGTTATTGTGATGGCCTATGATGAACATTGGGCGGCTAGTCCCAAAGCAGGTTCGGTAGCATCTCTTCCATGGACCGAGGCTTCCATGAGACGCATACTTGAGGAAGATGAAGTACCTTCTAACAAGTTGATTATGGCAGTGCCGCTTTATACCCGGATCTGGACGGAAGAGACGAACGATCAAGGAGAGGTTAAGGTGTCTTCCAAAGCGGTAGGCATGAATACCATTGTGGACCTGATTCAAGAAAAGAAACTCAAACCTGAACTGGATCAGGCAAGTGGACAGAACTATGTGGAATACAAGGAAGACGGAGCGACCAAGAAAATATGGATCGAAGATGCCGTGTCGCTTCAGGCGCGTGTGGATTTGATTGCTTCGTTGAAACTGGGCGGAGTAGCTGCGTGGAATCGCAGTTTTTCCAATGCTTCTGCGTGGGAGGTATTGAAACAGGCTGGTCACTCAAAATAA
- the perR gene encoding peroxide-responsive transcriptional repressor PerR: MATRVQHALEHLKTTGVRITPQRHAILNYLMESMGHPTADEIYRALEPQFPSMSVATVYNNLKMFLEAGMVRELTYGDNSSRFDANVTDHYHVICDQCGKIEDFSYPSLKSVELQAESSTGFEVHGHRLEVYGVCKSCRD; this comes from the coding sequence ATGGCAACACGTGTCCAACATGCGTTGGAGCATCTGAAAACGACCGGTGTCCGTATTACACCCCAGCGTCATGCCATATTGAACTATCTGATGGAATCCATGGGGCATCCGACAGCCGATGAAATTTACCGAGCCCTTGAACCCCAATTTCCCAGTATGAGCGTGGCGACGGTATATAACAATTTGAAGATGTTTCTGGAAGCGGGCATGGTCCGGGAATTGACATACGGAGATAATTCAAGCCGCTTCGATGCCAATGTGACGGATCATTATCATGTTATCTGTGATCAATGCGGCAAGATTGAAGACTTCAGCTATCCTTCACTCAAAAGTGTAGAGCTTCAAGCGGAATCGAGTACGGGATTTGAAGTACATGGTCACCGATTGGAAGTATATGGCGTTTGTAAAAGTTGCAGGGATTAA
- a CDS encoding DUF4097 family beta strand repeat-containing protein: MNRKVRVGRYTAAALIIAVGVLLILDKRWGTDYVYDMVDWWPFLLVVLGVEYIVLFLWTRRRKKAQSNNPGNPDEPIKVRFRPDAKGILTSLILAASVFIVTEQDHYMHLWNRVSLNLGAASMDYSQAAGYMEDKGTIRVPVGMDTSDLVVEGVNGDISVQRGDTEEIEVRTVIWVDQTTEVQAKAVADASFVETDGTKVIHIKATGKTYGENEKTQPRMNITITIPDDRRFNLDIRTSNGAILLNRPEAISTIFAETGNGRIRITNAVGDISGKTLNGDVIVANAIGNVDLDSNRGDMKARGVSGDVDLTTQVGSISIADSVGEFTAETRNGNITLDGANLGIKAQSLNGSINIVSAKVGGDWDVYSAVGAINVLLPDRGDYSLAGSSSYGDLITDLPFKVQNKTIEGQLGEGEYRVKIEGNSDLTIQSNPAVSTPDTVTQEAGDTAEDLEQTTEDGANSQDDSTEVP; this comes from the coding sequence ATGAACCGTAAAGTCCGGGTTGGCCGCTATACGGCTGCAGCCTTAATCATAGCGGTCGGTGTGCTGTTGATTTTGGATAAACGGTGGGGAACTGACTATGTATATGACATGGTGGACTGGTGGCCATTTTTGCTCGTTGTTTTAGGCGTGGAATATATCGTTCTGTTTCTGTGGACACGCAGAAGAAAAAAGGCGCAATCCAATAATCCAGGTAATCCTGATGAACCAATAAAAGTACGTTTTAGACCCGATGCCAAAGGCATCCTGACCTCATTGATTTTGGCGGCTTCTGTATTTATTGTTACTGAGCAGGATCACTACATGCACTTATGGAATAGAGTGAGTCTAAATCTCGGAGCGGCTTCCATGGACTACAGTCAAGCTGCAGGATATATGGAGGATAAGGGCACGATTCGTGTTCCTGTTGGTATGGATACGTCAGATCTGGTGGTCGAAGGTGTGAACGGGGATATCTCGGTGCAACGGGGAGACACGGAGGAGATCGAAGTACGAACAGTTATCTGGGTAGATCAGACGACGGAAGTACAGGCGAAGGCCGTAGCCGATGCTTCTTTTGTGGAGACCGATGGTACGAAAGTAATTCATATCAAAGCTACAGGCAAGACGTATGGAGAAAATGAAAAAACGCAGCCACGGATGAATATTACCATAACGATTCCCGATGATCGTCGCTTTAATCTGGATATTCGAACTTCCAATGGTGCCATATTGCTAAACCGTCCGGAAGCCATTAGTACGATATTCGCCGAAACAGGTAACGGACGGATTCGGATTACCAATGCCGTTGGAGATATCTCGGGCAAAACGTTGAACGGAGATGTCATCGTTGCAAATGCTATTGGTAATGTGGACCTCGATAGTAACCGTGGAGACATGAAGGCACGCGGCGTTTCCGGTGATGTCGATCTGACCACACAAGTGGGAAGTATCAGTATCGCAGACTCCGTTGGCGAATTCACGGCAGAGACACGTAACGGTAATATTACACTGGATGGTGCCAACCTGGGAATCAAGGCTCAATCGCTCAATGGCAGTATTAACATTGTATCTGCCAAAGTCGGAGGTGACTGGGATGTATACAGTGCTGTAGGTGCCATTAACGTGCTACTGCCTGATCGGGGCGACTACAGTCTTGCAGGTTCCAGCAGTTATGGAGATTTAATCACGGATCTGCCTTTCAAAGTACAGAATAAAACGATAGAAGGCCAGCTCGGTGAGGGCGAGTACAGGGTGAAAATCGAAGGCAACAGCGATCTCACCATTCAGAGCAATCCCGCTGTGTCTACACCGGATACAGTTACACAAGAGGCAGGAGATACGGCTGAAGATTTGGAACAGACGACCGAAGACGGAGCAAATTCCCAGGATGATTCTACAGAGGTTCCTTGA
- a CDS encoding MgtC/SapB family protein produces MGDPWFIDEWHILLRLLLAMLLGGLVGLERERSNHAAGLRTHILVCLGSALIMMLSVYGFKDFANELNVRIDPARLATAVITGVGFLGAGTILFTGKSITGLTTAASIWVVAAIGLAAGAGFFFASIVSTVLVLLNLWVFNKLELRYLRGNKLHVVTLHTLSEPGFLEQLSSCMEQEKIKIRKITVNEQDLAYAEMISVERKIEIVLHVQVPHDFKTVGLVSKLRQWEHVTKVSIE; encoded by the coding sequence TTGGGCGATCCCTGGTTCATTGATGAGTGGCACATTTTATTACGATTATTACTGGCCATGCTGCTTGGAGGGCTGGTAGGCCTAGAGCGGGAACGGTCCAATCATGCCGCTGGTTTGCGTACCCATATTCTGGTATGTCTTGGCTCTGCACTGATTATGATGTTGTCTGTTTATGGCTTTAAAGATTTTGCTAATGAATTAAATGTAAGGATCGATCCAGCGCGTCTGGCTACAGCTGTAATTACCGGTGTTGGATTCCTGGGAGCAGGTACAATTCTTTTCACGGGAAAATCCATCACTGGACTGACTACGGCAGCTTCAATCTGGGTTGTTGCAGCCATTGGGCTTGCAGCAGGTGCTGGGTTCTTCTTTGCCTCTATCGTATCTACCGTTCTGGTACTGCTTAATCTCTGGGTATTTAACAAATTAGAGCTAAGATATTTACGAGGGAATAAACTGCATGTCGTTACACTTCATACCTTGTCAGAACCCGGTTTCCTGGAACAGCTGTCGTCATGTATGGAGCAGGAGAAGATTAAAATTCGTAAAATAACCGTGAATGAACAGGATCTCGCTTATGCAGAGATGATATCGGTTGAACGGAAAATTGAGATTGTGCTGCATGTCCAGGTACCGCATGATTTCAAAACAGTGGGCCTGGTATCCAAGTTAAGACAGTGGGAACACGTCACCAAAGTGTCGATCGAATAA
- a CDS encoding GNAT family N-acetyltransferase, with amino-acid sequence MNIQPLSLSDLETLGQLWRLQHIAYRLEAEIIGFQEIPPLMDTMETLRDCGESFYGCILDDGELIGAVAVVEEEENTLTITRMMVHPDHFRKGIAASLMTYVLEQHADLPRYIVSTGTLNQPAVNLYTKFGFNPVEVTQIAPGVELTTFHKNKL; translated from the coding sequence ATGAACATTCAACCATTGTCACTTAGTGATCTGGAGACGTTGGGGCAGTTATGGAGACTTCAACATATAGCTTATCGATTGGAAGCCGAAATCATCGGATTTCAGGAGATTCCTCCTTTGATGGATACGATGGAGACACTTCGGGATTGTGGGGAGAGCTTTTACGGTTGCATCCTTGATGACGGAGAGCTTATCGGGGCTGTCGCTGTAGTAGAGGAAGAGGAGAACACACTGACCATTACACGAATGATGGTGCACCCGGATCACTTTCGCAAGGGAATTGCTGCATCTTTGATGACGTATGTGTTGGAACAGCATGCGGATCTTCCACGTTATATCGTCTCCACAGGAACGCTGAATCAACCCGCTGTGAATCTGTATACCAAATTCGGTTTTAACCCCGTGGAAGTCACACAGATTGCACCTGGAGTGGAATTAACGACTTTTCACAAGAATAAACTTTAA
- the gatB gene encoding Asp-tRNA(Asn)/Glu-tRNA(Gln) amidotransferase subunit GatB: protein MSASKYETVVGLEVHVELHTNSKIFCGCSTAFGAPPNTHTCPVCLGHPGVLPVLNRQAVDYAMKAAMALNCTIADVSKFDRKNYFYPDSPKAYQISQFDQPIGENGWIDIEVNGETKRIGITRLHLEEDAGKLTHIDGGYASLVDFNRVGTPLVEIVSEPEISSPEEARAYLEKLRAIMQYCDVSDVKMEEGSLRCDANISLRPHGQEKLGTRAELKNMNSFRGVQRGLEYEQYRQAEILDDGGEVVQETRRWDEAQGKTLSMRGKEQAHDYRYFPDPDLVKLHIDAAWKERIKATIPELPDERKARYTADYGLPSYDAEVITSSKAIADLFEDSLKFTQDAKSVSNWIMGDLLGYLNTSNLEVTQVPLTGQGLGEMIGLLEKGTINSKIAKTVFKEMLESGKLPQQIVEEKGLVQISDEGAILAIVEQVVANNPQSVEDYKAGKQKAIGFLVGQVMKESKGKANPALANQLLADVLNR, encoded by the coding sequence ATGTCCGCATCTAAATATGAAACGGTCGTTGGACTTGAAGTCCACGTGGAGTTGCATACGAACTCCAAAATTTTCTGTGGCTGCTCCACAGCTTTTGGAGCTCCGCCCAACACGCATACCTGCCCGGTCTGTCTCGGACATCCGGGCGTACTGCCTGTACTGAATCGTCAGGCCGTAGACTACGCAATGAAGGCAGCGATGGCCCTGAATTGTACGATTGCTGATGTCAGCAAGTTTGACCGTAAAAACTACTTTTACCCCGATTCACCCAAAGCCTATCAGATCTCGCAATTCGATCAACCGATCGGTGAGAACGGCTGGATTGATATCGAAGTGAATGGTGAAACGAAACGAATCGGCATCACGCGTCTTCACTTGGAAGAAGATGCAGGGAAGCTCACGCATATCGATGGCGGATACGCTTCTTTGGTGGACTTTAACCGTGTTGGTACGCCACTTGTGGAGATTGTATCCGAGCCTGAGATTTCTTCTCCGGAAGAGGCACGTGCGTATCTCGAAAAATTGCGTGCAATCATGCAGTACTGCGATGTGTCGGACGTGAAGATGGAAGAAGGTTCACTGCGCTGTGACGCCAACATCAGTTTGCGTCCACATGGACAGGAGAAGCTGGGAACAAGAGCCGAGCTGAAAAACATGAACTCCTTCCGTGGTGTTCAGCGTGGTCTGGAATATGAACAATATCGTCAGGCTGAAATTCTGGATGATGGCGGTGAAGTAGTTCAGGAGACGCGTCGCTGGGACGAAGCGCAAGGAAAAACACTATCGATGCGTGGTAAGGAACAGGCGCATGACTACCGTTATTTCCCGGACCCGGATCTCGTGAAGCTGCATATTGATGCAGCCTGGAAAGAGCGGATCAAGGCTACGATACCTGAACTCCCAGACGAGCGTAAAGCGCGTTACACGGCTGATTATGGATTACCTAGTTATGATGCAGAGGTTATTACTTCATCCAAGGCTATAGCTGATCTTTTTGAGGATAGCTTGAAATTCACTCAGGATGCCAAATCCGTATCCAACTGGATCATGGGCGACTTGCTGGGTTACCTGAATACGAGCAATCTTGAGGTGACTCAGGTTCCACTGACAGGCCAAGGTTTGGGTGAGATGATCGGACTGCTGGAGAAGGGTACCATTAACAGCAAAATCGCCAAAACGGTATTCAAGGAAATGCTGGAGAGCGGCAAGCTTCCACAGCAGATCGTTGAAGAGAAAGGGCTTGTGCAGATTAGTGATGAAGGTGCCATTCTTGCGATCGTTGAGCAGGTTGTGGCGAATAATCCTCAATCGGTGGAAGACTATAAAGCTGGTAAACAGAAAGCCATTGGCTTCCTCGTTGGTCAGGTTATGAAAGAAAGTAAAGGTAAGGCGAATCCAGCTCTTGCCAACCAACTGCTTGCAGATGTACTGAACCGCTAA
- the gatA gene encoding Asp-tRNA(Asn)/Glu-tRNA(Gln) amidotransferase subunit GatA, whose amino-acid sequence MSLFEQSLPELHNKLHAKELSVSDLVDQAYQNIGAHDDKVKAYLALDEEQARARARQLDDRLVSGEEKGLLFGLPVGIKDNIVTNGLRTTCGSQFLRNFDPVYDATVVEKLKAADTVTIGKLNMDEFAMGGSNENSSFSPVRNPWALDRVPGGSSGGSAAAVAAGEAYFTLGSDTGGSIRQPASYCGVVGLKPTYGLVSRFGLVAFASSLDQIGPLTKNVEDSAYVLQAIAGYDAKDSTSAKVEIPDYLSGLTGDVKGLRIAVPKEYIGEGVDPQVKETVLSALKVLEGLGATWEEVSLPHTEYAVATYYLLASSEASSNLARFDGVRYGVRADNPDNLLDLYHQSRSQGFGPEVKRRIMLGTYALSSGYYDAYYLKAQKVRTLIKQDFDNVFAKYDVIIGPTAPTTAFKLGSQVDDPLTMYLNDILTIPVNLAGVPAVSIPCGFSDGLPVGLQIIGKAFDETTVLRVAHAFEQNTEFHKQRPQL is encoded by the coding sequence GTGAGTTTATTTGAACAATCGTTGCCTGAGTTACATAACAAGCTGCATGCCAAAGAGCTGTCGGTCAGCGATCTGGTGGATCAGGCGTATCAGAACATTGGCGCGCATGACGATAAGGTTAAGGCGTATTTGGCACTGGATGAAGAACAAGCACGCGCTCGTGCACGTCAACTGGATGATCGTCTGGTGAGCGGCGAGGAGAAAGGTTTGCTTTTCGGCCTTCCTGTCGGTATTAAGGATAACATCGTTACGAATGGACTGCGCACGACGTGCGGTAGCCAGTTTCTTCGCAATTTCGACCCGGTGTATGATGCGACAGTTGTCGAGAAATTGAAAGCTGCGGACACCGTAACTATCGGTAAACTCAACATGGACGAATTCGCCATGGGCGGCTCCAATGAGAATTCAAGTTTCTCCCCTGTACGTAATCCATGGGCACTTGATCGTGTTCCAGGAGGCTCCAGCGGTGGTTCGGCAGCAGCTGTGGCTGCGGGAGAAGCATACTTCACGCTCGGATCAGACACAGGTGGCTCCATCAGACAGCCTGCTTCGTATTGTGGTGTTGTTGGATTGAAGCCGACGTACGGACTTGTTTCCCGCTTTGGATTGGTAGCATTTGCCTCATCCTTGGATCAGATTGGACCTTTGACGAAAAATGTTGAAGATTCTGCCTATGTACTGCAAGCCATTGCTGGTTATGACGCCAAAGATTCGACATCTGCAAAAGTAGAGATTCCGGATTATTTGAGCGGACTCACAGGTGATGTCAAAGGGCTTCGCATTGCTGTTCCGAAGGAATACATTGGTGAAGGCGTAGACCCACAAGTGAAAGAGACGGTTCTGTCTGCATTGAAAGTTCTCGAAGGACTCGGGGCAACATGGGAAGAAGTGTCGCTTCCGCATACCGAATATGCGGTGGCTACGTATTACCTGCTTGCATCTTCAGAGGCTTCTTCCAACTTGGCTAGATTTGATGGCGTGCGTTATGGCGTGCGTGCTGACAATCCGGATAACTTGCTGGATCTGTATCATCAGTCCCGCAGCCAAGGCTTTGGTCCAGAAGTGAAACGCCGCATCATGCTCGGAACGTATGCACTCAGCTCGGGTTACTATGATGCTTATTATCTGAAAGCACAGAAAGTACGTACATTGATCAAACAGGATTTCGACAATGTATTTGCCAAATATGATGTGATTATTGGACCAACTGCGCCAACTACGGCGTTCAAACTGGGTTCACAGGTGGATGATCCACTTACGATGTATCTGAACGATATTTTGACGATTCCGGTTAACCTTGCTGGTGTACCTGCTGTTAGCATTCCATGTGGATTCTCGGATGGATTGCCTGTCGGCCTGCAGATTATCGGTAAAGCCTTTGATGAAACAACGGTATTGCGTGTAGCGCATGCATTTGAACAAAATACAGAATTCCATAAGCAGCGTCCGCAGCTGTAG
- the gatC gene encoding Asp-tRNA(Asn)/Glu-tRNA(Gln) amidotransferase subunit GatC, with amino-acid sequence MSISNNDVQHVAKLARLNLTAEEEQTLTGQLNAILKYAEKLNELDTEDIEPTTHVLHVSNVMRDDETKESLSIEQVMRNAPEEEDGQFKVPAVME; translated from the coding sequence ATGAGTATTTCGAATAATGACGTTCAGCATGTGGCCAAGCTGGCCCGGCTCAACTTGACTGCTGAAGAAGAACAGACCCTGACAGGTCAGCTGAACGCGATTTTAAAATATGCAGAAAAGCTGAATGAGCTGGATACAGAAGACATCGAGCCCACCACTCACGTTCTGCACGTAAGCAATGTCATGCGTGATGATGAGACCAAAGAAAGCCTGTCCATTGAACAGGTGATGCGCAATGCACCGGAAGAAGAAGATGGGCAGTTTAAAGTGCCTGCAGTAATGGAATAA
- a CDS encoding MBL fold metallo-hydrolase: MLNIRTFSLGPLQTNAYLLQGEDPGKAVIIDPGMNPGPLLKAIQDLEIEAILLTHAHFDHMGGVDEIRKLKGCPVYLHDLESDWLTTPKLNGSLNWPQATPPLSTDPAEYAMDEGQKLNLIGHTFKVFHTPGHSPGSVSLLCDNDLFAGDVLFRMGVGRTDLTGGRERDLIDSIQNKLYTFADEVKVYPGHGPKTTIGYEKQNNPYVSAR, encoded by the coding sequence ATGCTTAACATTCGTACGTTTTCATTAGGCCCACTTCAAACCAATGCGTATCTCTTACAAGGAGAAGATCCGGGTAAAGCCGTCATTATTGATCCGGGCATGAATCCGGGGCCGCTGCTTAAAGCGATCCAAGACTTGGAGATCGAAGCCATTCTCCTCACTCATGCTCACTTTGATCATATGGGTGGGGTAGATGAGATCCGTAAATTGAAGGGGTGTCCCGTTTATCTTCATGATTTGGAGAGTGACTGGCTTACAACCCCGAAATTAAATGGATCTTTGAATTGGCCACAGGCGACACCACCGCTTTCGACAGATCCTGCTGAATATGCCATGGACGAAGGGCAGAAGCTGAATCTGATTGGACATACGTTTAAAGTGTTCCATACACCTGGCCATTCACCAGGCAGTGTAAGTTTGCTTTGTGATAACGACCTGTTTGCCGGTGATGTGCTGTTCCGCATGGGTGTGGGCAGAACAGACCTGACAGGAGGGCGTGAACGGGATCTGATTGATTCCATCCAGAACAAGCTTTACACCTTTGCTGATGAAGTGAAAGTATATCCAGGTCATGGTCCCAAAACGACCATTGGTTATGAGAAACAGAACAATCCTTACGTGTCCGCAAGATAA
- a CDS encoding thioredoxin family protein, whose product MGKPNLSHKFGKGLPPKDFIESMTKNQSEFQANYDSFTWSNEEDREFFESLNHRDDLRVLILAADWCGDVVRNIPVVFQALEISGIPTEVLIMENHPEVMDEFLTMGGRSVPVVIFADTGGHVLGQWGPRPQHVQEVMIEFKRLNPDREAADYQENLAVARQEIGKRYGEGTESHAAIIRELRELISGY is encoded by the coding sequence ATGGGTAAACCCAACTTGTCTCACAAATTCGGTAAAGGTCTGCCACCGAAAGATTTTATCGAGAGTATGACCAAGAACCAAAGTGAATTCCAGGCTAACTATGATAGCTTTACTTGGTCGAACGAAGAGGATCGTGAGTTCTTTGAGAGCCTGAACCATCGCGATGATCTGCGTGTGTTAATTCTGGCTGCGGACTGGTGCGGAGATGTTGTCCGTAATATTCCGGTTGTGTTCCAGGCGCTTGAAATCTCAGGAATCCCAACAGAGGTTCTGATTATGGAGAACCATCCTGAAGTGATGGATGAGTTCCTGACGATGGGTGGCCGTTCCGTGCCAGTCGTTATTTTTGCAGATACAGGTGGTCATGTATTGGGTCAGTGGGGACCTCGTCCGCAGCATGTACAGGAAGTTATGATTGAATTCAAACGCCTTAATCCGGATCGTGAAGCAGCAGATTATCAAGAAAATTTGGCTGTAGCACGTCAAGAGATTGGCAAACGTTATGGGGAAGGAACGGAGTCACATGCGGCCATTATCCGTGAGCTGCGTGAACTGATTTCGGGTTACTAA
- a CDS encoding DedA family protein yields MDFIHNLVGQLFDWIQSLGYFGIMLGLMMEVIPSEIVLAYGGFLVSQGNINFFGAMIFGTIGGVIAQLFIYWIGRYGGRPVLERYGKYILIQKKHIDHSEEWFRKYGTGVIFTARFVPVVRHAISIPAGITKMHAGKFILLTTLAVIPWTALFIYLGMILGDQWKHIDEKAAPYVMPILLVALALMIVYVLIKWMNARKKKGSV; encoded by the coding sequence ATGGACTTTATTCATAACCTTGTCGGCCAATTGTTCGATTGGATTCAAAGTCTTGGTTACTTTGGAATCATGCTTGGATTAATGATGGAAGTCATCCCGAGCGAAATTGTGCTGGCGTATGGAGGTTTTCTCGTTTCACAAGGTAATATCAACTTTTTCGGTGCTATGATTTTCGGAACAATCGGCGGTGTGATTGCCCAATTATTTATTTACTGGATTGGCCGTTATGGCGGCAGACCTGTGCTTGAACGCTACGGTAAATACATACTCATCCAGAAAAAACACATCGACCATTCCGAAGAGTGGTTCCGCAAGTATGGTACAGGTGTCATTTTCACGGCGCGTTTTGTTCCGGTGGTAAGGCATGCAATCTCCATCCCGGCTGGCATCACGAAAATGCACGCAGGCAAATTCATCTTGCTTACTACACTCGCTGTTATACCTTGGACTGCATTGTTTATATATTTAGGGATGATTCTTGGAGATCAATGGAAGCATATTGATGAGAAAGCGGCACCATATGTTATGCCGATTTTGCTTGTCGCTCTCGCCCTTATGATCGTTTATGTACTTATTAAATGGATGAATGCTCGTAAAAAGAAAGGAAGTGTCTAG
- a CDS encoding dehydrogenase codes for MSHKSIPGSPPVKHKQSGQNLPSARGIRRACSKELYRTAKRLKVYVSPERMKQAEECYYGKVITNLLWIGENRDNRKKLCEWWNTDVSAEIAVLWEVDVEPLKEAFQHAFGGYRL; via the coding sequence ATGTCACACAAGTCAATACCCGGTTCTCCACCGGTCAAACATAAGCAATCCGGTCAAAACCTTCCTTCAGCCAGAGGGATTCGCAGGGCATGCAGCAAGGAATTGTATCGTACAGCCAAAAGGCTAAAAGTGTATGTCTCCCCAGAACGGATGAAGCAGGCGGAAGAATGTTATTACGGTAAGGTGATTACGAATCTGCTCTGGATCGGGGAGAATCGCGATAACCGCAAAAAATTATGTGAGTGGTGGAACACGGATGTCAGTGCAGAGATTGCCGTACTGTGGGAAGTGGATGTTGAACCATTAAAAGAGGCGTTTCAGCATGCATTTGGCGGGTACCGCCTTTAG